The following is a genomic window from Bacteroidia bacterium.
TTCCAGGATCGCTGAAAACTTTTCGGCTTCGATAGCGCCTACGGTAAGCAGCAGTTCCATTCCTTCACGAATTTTTCCGACTTCCGACTCGTCAACTTTTCCTTCGAAAATCATATCCTCCAGATTGGCGACTACGGCAATCGTAGTACCGTCGTTGAAGGTATTGGCCTCAATCACCGAATTGCCCTCTTCCACGGGTACGTCCAGCACCATGCCACTGATGGTAGCGCGTATATTTGTGTTGGCCGTCTGACCTGTTTTTTGGGTAGAACCTTCGCGAATCAGTTGAAGATTGTCTTTTGCTGCGGAGAGCTCTTCTTTGGCGTTTTTAAAGTTGAGGTCAAATTGTTGAAAAACCGCTTCGGCGATGACTCCGTCAGTGAGCAGCTGTTTGTTTCGCTCATATTCCCTTCTGGAATTTTCCAACGCGATTTCTGCACGATTTACCCGGCTTTCTGCGCTGTTTAGATTGACCATGTTGGGGATAATGCGAACCGTAGCGATAAGATCACCGGCTTTTACAATATCTCCCGGCTCTACATAGAGATTTTTCACCAGCCCCGAAACCTGCG
Proteins encoded in this region:
- a CDS encoding efflux RND transporter periplasmic adaptor subunit, producing the protein MKRTILPILIVGGILGLFVWTGFFLYKKNQKPPVIYQTETAFYTDIVKKTVATGSVVPRKEIEIKPQVSGLVKNLYVEPGDIVKAGDLIATVRIIPNMVNLNSAESRVNRAEIALENSRREYERNKQLLTDGVIAEAVFQQFDLNFKNAKEELSAAKDNLQLIREGSTQKTGQTANTNIRATISGMVLDVPVEEGNSVIEANTFNDGTTIAVVANLEDMIFEGKVDESEVGKIREGMELLLTVGAIEAEKFSAILEHISPKGVEENGAIQFEIRADVKLKKDQFIRAGYSANADIVLQRKDSVLAVREAVLQFEEETTFVEVEEGVQQFKKVTVQTGLSDGINIEILSGITEKDKIKNPNVNQ